One window of the Deltaproteobacteria bacterium genome contains the following:
- a CDS encoding sugar phosphate isomerase/epimerase produces MIGLSTSWLTERPNITGIEIVQEIVGLGFEAVELEYRIGVSTFEEILPLILKERLKVWSIHNFFPLPPGLPLCRASGDLYLLSSPDPEERNLAVRETSRTIELAQGLGASAVVLHLGRVEMDPEYGRLNRLFSEGRLGTAEGRSFLERKLKERREKRKPYLEAVFKSLDRLAREAQGRGILLGVENRYHYHEIPDFEEMGGILDRFTGGPVRYWHDVGHAHVQEKLGFVRPGALLGNYGDRLAGVHIHDSLGTDDHRAPGTGEIDFPSLGESLKRAEIRILEVHQKSSREELVRGVEMLRAMGLS; encoded by the coding sequence ATGATAGGGCTTTCCACATCCTGGTTGACCGAAAGACCGAACATCACAGGGATCGAAATCGTCCAAGAGATCGTCGGCCTTGGTTTCGAAGCGGTAGAGCTTGAGTACCGCATCGGTGTTTCCACCTTCGAGGAGATTCTTCCCCTCATCCTCAAAGAGCGGCTCAAGGTCTGGAGTATTCACAATTTCTTTCCCCTTCCCCCGGGACTCCCCCTCTGCAGGGCGAGCGGGGATCTCTATCTCCTCTCATCTCCCGATCCAGAGGAGAGAAACCTGGCCGTCCGGGAGACTTCTCGAACGATCGAATTGGCTCAAGGCCTGGGTGCTTCGGCCGTGGTTCTCCATCTCGGGAGGGTCGAGATGGATCCTGAATACGGCCGGCTCAATCGACTCTTTTCTGAGGGAAGGCTCGGGACGGCAGAGGGGCGGTCTTTTCTGGAGAGGAAGCTGAAGGAGAGGAGGGAAAAGAGAAAACCCTATCTCGAGGCGGTCTTCAAGAGTCTGGATCGACTCGCCAGGGAGGCTCAGGGCAGAGGCATACTCCTTGGGGTGGAGAATCGGTACCATTACCATGAGATCCCGGATTTCGAGGAGATGGGAGGGATCCTTGACCGTTTCACAGGGGGACCGGTCCGCTACTGGCACGACGTGGGCCATGCCCATGTCCAGGAAAAACTCGGGTTTGTGCGGCCTGGGGCGCTTCTGGGTAACTACGGGGACAGGCTCGCTGGGGTTCACATCCACGATTCCCTGGGAACCGATGACCACCGTGCTCCAGGGACGGGTGAGATCGATTTCCCCTCTCTGGGCGAGAGCCTGAAGCGGGCCGAGATAAGGATTCTGGAGGTCCACCAGAAATCGAGTAGAGAAGAGCTGGTCAGGGGCGTTGAGATGCTCAGGGCTATGGGCCTGAGCTGA